One Strigops habroptila isolate Jane chromosome 19, bStrHab1.2.pri, whole genome shotgun sequence genomic window carries:
- the RPRML gene encoding reprimo-like protein codes for MNGSFLNQSLLEQGAYPNRTQGLGMLMACCNGTSSVLATDGGSSVLAPDERSLYITRVVQIAVLCVLSLTVMFGIFFLGCNLLIKSESMINFLVTDRRPSKDVGAAIMGLY; via the coding sequence ATGAACGGATCCTTTCTCAACCAGAGTCTCCTAGAGCAGGGAGCTTACCCCAACAGGACCCAGGGCTTGGGGATGCTCATGGCCTGCTGCAATGGGACCAGCTCGGTGCTGGCAACCGACGGTGGCTCCTCGGTGCTGGCACCTGATGAGAGGAGCCTTTACATCACGCGGGTGGTGCAGATCGCTGTCCTCTGTGTCCTCTCCTTGACTGTGATGTTCGGCATCTTCTTTTTGGGCTGCAACTTGCTCATCAAGTCAGAGAGCATGATTAACTTCCTGGTGACGGACCGAAGACCTTCCAAGGATGTGGGAGCTGCAATCATGGGACTTTACTAA